The Penaeus monodon isolate SGIC_2016 chromosome 6, NSTDA_Pmon_1, whole genome shotgun sequence genomic sequence gcgtgtgtgtgtgtgtgtgtgtgtgtgtttatgtgtacgtgttataaatagatagatacaaatagagatagatagataaaaagatagacagatttacatatgtatacatttgtgcgtgtgctgcgtgtgtgtgtctgtgtgtgtgtgtgtatgtgcatgctatatatatataatatatataatatatatatatatatataatattatatataatttgtttttatgcatatgaacattatgcatatatatatatattgctacgccagtgggtctttgtctctgtgcgaaacatgtggttaacatgaaaaggttgacctgggcatgtgttaacatgaagggacctgggcaaacatgacgcaactggctgtgagaggaggagcgaggaacaagccaagagacgcagttgggtgctgctcctgtgaagacctcatgtgtgcccttgtgacctgataaagtttgtttgttttgcctgttataagctgtacgtgTTAGATNNNNNNNNNNNNNNNNNNNNNNNNNNNNNNNNNNNNNNNNNNNNNNNNNNNNNNNNNNNNNNNNNNNNNNNNNNNNNNNNNNNNNNNNNNNNNNNNNNNNTATCAATTATATCATACaacattataaatatgtatataatacatatacatataattataatatatatatatataaatatatatattatatttttgtgtgtgtgtgtgtgttgtgtgtgtgtgtgtgtgtgtgtgtgtgtgtgtgtggatgtatagcgtttgtgtgtgtatatgacattatatatatatatatatatatatatatatatatatatatatatatatattatatatatatatatatatatatatatataatataatatatatatatatgtatatatatatatatatatatatatatatatatatatatgtatgtgtgtgtttgtgtgtgtggtttatatatactgaatatctgtgtatatgtgtttgcatcTCTCGTGTAACcattagaaaagaaaacaaattataaaaaagttatttattttgcAAGAAGTCCAGAGTATTGTGCCCAACACCGAGAgaaccatttttaaattttgaaccaTTCTGGACGCCTTTTACATTTCGTGGTCTAGGAAGTCCGCTGACAATTTGGTTCGCGTGTTAGTTCCTTGAGGACGCGAGAACCACGCTGATTGGAGAGTAACCTTGGTTCTGCTGATTCCCTTTCAGTTGGGTGTTGTACTGGTTGTAGAAGCGGTTGTTGTACTGGTTCTGAGGACCGGATCCATAACGGGCCAGGTAGTTTTGGTTCTGGCTGTAGAGACTTGGGGAAGGGCGGTTCAGGTTCTGATTGATGCGGTTGGTTCCATAATGCTGGAAGTTGTACCTGATATTGTTGTTGCGACTGGAAAGGCTTTGATCGCGGTTCTGCTGGTACTGGTAGCGGTTCTGTTGGTACTGATTGCGGTTCTGTTGGTACTGGTTCTGGTAAGACTGGTCGCGGTTCTGATAGGACTGATCGCGGTTCTGGTAGGACTGATCACGGTTCTGCTGGTACTGGTTAAGATTCTGCTGGAACTGGTTGCGGTTCTCGTAGGACTGATCGCGGTTCTGATGGTACTGGTTGCGGTTCTGGTAAGACTGGTCGCTGTTTTGCTGGTACTGGTTGCGGTTCTGGTATACATTAAAATTCTGGGAGTACTTATTGCGATTCTGCTGATACCGGTTACGGTTCTGCGAAAATTGGTAACGGTTCTGCTGATTCTGAGTGCGGTCCTGTTGGTACTCGTTAAGATTCTGAGAATACTGAATGGGTTTCAGCTGGTACTCATTGTAGTTCTGCTGGTTCTGATAGCGGTTCTGTTGGTAATCATTGCTGTACTGAGAATATTGGTTGCGGTTTCTCTGATATTGATTGCGGTTCTGTTGATATTGATTGCGGTTCTGAGAATATTGGATGTTTTCCAAGTTCTGGTTGCGATTTTGTGAGTATTGGTACTGGTTACGATTCTGTCGGTTTACATCGTAGTTCTGTGAGTATTGGCCACGATTCTGTTGGTACTGGTTGCGGTTCTGTTGGTAGTTGCTTCCCTGTTGGATAGCACTGTACTGCCTGGTCTGAGCCTGCAGTCTCTGCTCCTGTCCCTGGAAAGCCTCGCCTGTGTACTCCTTGCGGACGGTGGCCTGGAAGCCTGTGCCGGGAGCCACCGAGTAGTCGACCACACGCAGAGAGCCGTCGGGGTCCATGACCGAGTACTGACCCACGACCACGTCACCTCGTCGTTCCTCTCGAGCAGACTTCATGTCCCCAGTTGATTTGGCGTCGACCTCGTAAGCCCAAGCGTACTCCGGATTCTGCAAACATCaaatggtagtaaaaaaaaagaaaagaagaagaaaaaagcgtaCTACTATTGGCTTATaacgaaaatttaatatatatatgtatcaagaaATCAGTGGGATACTAACTGGATCATTGTATTCGACTTGGCCAAGACTGTATTGCAGGGCCATCTCTTCAGAACGTTCTTTGAAGCCTTGGGAGAAGGCTTGGTGGTTCCGGAGGAGTTCTGATGAAGGCTGGAGTCCCTGCTCCACCTCCACGCCTCGTGAATCCAACATATAGGAGCCATCCTGTGCCGCCACCCTTAGGGTAGCGCCTACACATAGTAATATCACCAGTGCTAGCTGCAAGaggttaaagataaaaaaagatagagtTAGATAATTGAATTGTATGTTATACAgaacagggaaaagaaagaaatacctaTTTTGTACCTTCATGGTGAGGAATACGAGGCTGATGCGGCGACGTCGACGGCGACCGCTTTATGTAGCCAAGCAGTGGCCCCGCCTACCCCGCTCTCGAAGTCTCGGATATCCTGCAAGGTCGGTCCGTCTGCTATCCTCATCCCTATCGCCTGTTTTTATGGCAAGGACATTCCTCCTTGTAGACCATCGATCGCAATTCAGATTTCATTTGAAAAAAGTTTTCAATGACagaatataacctatatataaagATGGAATCAAAGCAAGGTGAAAACTTTTCCAGACCCATGCTTTCATAAAACCCAtggcaacacacacatatatgtatatatgcgtaaatatgtgtgcatgtgtgttttttatgtatgtgtatgagtgtgtgcactCATTCACATTCATAAACAAGTATATATGAGTGGCCATCTTCATGCATGTCATGCATTTGCAACGATGGCGGTTGTTCTTttatctaaaaaagaaagaaagaaagaaaaaaaaaacgtcagttcTCTCACAGCACCGAAGAAATCTCGCAAGTGGACAGCCATGATTTTCGGATGGATGAAATGTATTATCTTTTCACTTTGAAAAAGCTACTACGTTATAAAGTGTACTGGTCTTAAAAACGATCCTAAATGTAACCAGCTGCTTCTGTACTAAGGATGATTTCGTTACACTTCCATCCATGCCTGTCATGACAACATCAAACGGTTCTCGTAGTCTGTTGTGTTTGGCGTTTGTTGGTCTTTTTGTTTCAGTGTTACCCTGCATGCCTGGTTTTTTGCATCACACTCTGAGTGTTagaatttagatatatttattgattgTAACTGCATATTTCTTGTGTTCCATTATTGGCGCACAAGTGTTTATTTACTACGCAGCACGGTGTTGAGGCTGATGTACTTGCAAATATTTAGGTggaaatacttataatattaaaatgtttccaaaaggatatatatatatttttttttttgtaatttctgtcCCATTTCCACACATTTCCATGGTAGTGACATCTATGGGGCGCAGTTATactgaagaaatatataaaatctctcaGGGCTAAGATAGAAAAATCTGTTTTATTCCACAGTCGAATTTAATTCTGCGCGACACCGGGTGCACAGTAAtcaaaacaacgaagggaaaaacaagaaaactcacGACTATGCCGAGGCCTTTTAACTGTCTTGTTTCTTCAGGCCTTCGGCATATGCATGTTTTCTTATCCTTCCCTACTTTTTGTTTACTCTCTCCAGCCAAGAATTCTGAACTGGTATACAGAGCTGATGCAAATTAAAACTCCAACACTGGCTCACTGTTAACACCATCTCGGCGATGGCAATAACCTTTCGCGAATCTGATATACTTGCATGGATTGAGATCAGTAGcatgatttgttttgatttggaTTCGACTGCAATCGTCTTCGGCCTAACGGCATTGCAGATTATACCTATGTCTTCCAATATATGACTATGAACTCCAGGTCACATGTTAGATAAAAGGTAAAGGATACGGTTATACCTCCATACGTCATGGTAACTTTAGCATGTTAGAAGTTGCagtgttcatcattatcatttacttgaTGTCTtgtaagaagaaatatatatatatatatatattatatatatatatatatatatatatatatatatatatatatatacagtacacacacatatatgtacatatatgtacacacacacacacacacacacacacacacacacacacacacacacacacacatatgtataattagacagtaaatatatatatatacatatacatacatatgcacacagatacacgcacgcacgcacatatatacatatacatgtgaaatGTCTATTATAACCgttatattcacaccacacacacacacacacacacatatatatatatatatatatatatatatatatatatatatatatatataacacttgtatttgtaatatatatctacatatatgtacatatagatatgtatgtatatacaaacacacacacacacacacacacacacacacacacacacacacacacgcgcatatatatatattatatatatatatatatatatatatatatatatatattatatatatatacacatatattatatatatatattatattatatatatatatatatatatatatatatatattatatatgcatatatatatttacacatacacacacatataatgtgaatgtatatatacatataaatacatttatctgtctatatgcatacatataagtaaatcaatttctctgtgtatatatgtgtgtgtgtgtgtgtgactgcgtgtgtgtgattgtaagtgtggttgtatatgtgtgtgcgtacagtgTATCTTTCGAGtagccaaaataaaagaaaagaaattataaaaaacttatttattttgCAAGTTCAAAGTTTTTTTGCTCAACACCAAGAGATCCATTCTGAACCATTCTGAACGCCTTTTACAGTTCGTGGTCTAGGAAGTCCGTTGGCATTTCGGTTCGCTTTTAGTTCCTTGAGGACGCGAGAACCACGCTGACTGGAGAGTACCCTTGGTTCTGCTGGTCCCTGTTCAGTTGGGTGTTGTACTGGTTGTAGAAGTGGTTGTTGTACTGGTTCTGAGAACCGGATCCATAGCGAGCCAGGTAGTTTTGGTTCTGACTGTAGAGACTGGGGGAAGGGCGGTTCAGGTTTTGATTAAAGCGGTTGGTTCCATAACGCTGGAAGTTGTACCTGATATTGTTGTTGTGACTGGAAAGGCTTTGATCACGGTTCTGCTGGTACTGGTTGCGGTTCTGTTGGTACTGATTGCGGTTCTGTTGGTACTGATTGCGGTTCTGTTGGTACTGATTGCGGTTCTGTTGGTACTGATTGCGATTCTGTTGATACTGGTTCTGGTAGGACTGGTCGCTGTTCTGGTAGAACTGATCGCGGTTCTGCTGGTACTGGTTACGGCTCTGGTAGGACTGATCGCGGTTCTGGTAGGACTGATCGCGATTCTGATAGGATTGGTCCTGGTTTTGTTGGTACTGGTATTGGTAGCGATTCTGTTGGTACTGATTGCGGTTCTGGTATGCATTAAAGTTCTCGGAGTATTGATTGCGGTTCTGCTGATATCGGTTACGATTCTGTGAAAACTGGTAACGGTTCTGCTGATTCTGATTGTTGTCCTGTTGGTACGTGTTGATATTCTGAGAATACTGAATGGGTTTCAGCTGGTACTCATTGTAGTTCTGCTGGTTCTGATAGCGGTTCTGTTGGTAATCATTGCTGAACTGAGAATATTGGTTGCGGTTTCTCTGATATTGATTGCGGTTCTGTTGATATTGATTGCGGTTCTGAGAATATTGGTTACTGTTTTCCGGGTTCTGGTTGCGATTTTGTGAGTCTTGGTACTGGTTGCGATTCTGTCGGTTTACATCGTAGTTCTGTGAGTATTGGCCACGGTTTTCCTGGTACTGGTTGCGGTTCTGTGAGTACTGGCCACGATTCTGTTGGTACTGGTTGCGATTCTGTTGGTAGTTGCTTCCCTGTTGGATAGCACTGTACTGCCTGGCCTGAGCCTGCAGCCTCTGCTCCTGCCCTTGGAAAGCCTCACCAGTGTACTCCTTGCGGACAGTGGCCTGGAAGCCTGTGCCGGGAGCCACCGAGTAGTCGACCACGCGCAGAGAGCCGTCGGGGTCCATGACCGAGTACTGACCCACGACCACGTCACCTCGACGTTCCTCTCGAGCAGACTTCATGTCCCCGGTTGATTTGGCGTCGACCTCGTAAGCCCAAGCGTACTCCGGGTTCTGCAGACAACattaagtgattaaaaaaaaaaaaaaaaaaaaaaacgtactacTACTGGCTTGTGAATAGAGAAAATCTGATACACATATTAACAAAGCAGTGAGGTACTAACTGGATCATTGTATTCGACTTGGCCAAGACTGTATTGCAGGGCTCTCTCTTCAGAGCGTTCTTTGAAGGCTTGGGAGAAGGCCTGGTGGTTCTGGGAGAGTTCTGACGATGGTTGGAGTCCCTGCTCCACCTCCACACCTCGTGAATCCAACATATAGGAGCCATCCTGTGCCGCCACATTCAGAGCAGCgcccacacacactaatattaccAATGGCAGCTGCAAGAGGTTAAAGATAGTATAAAAAATAGAGTCAGATCATTGAATTATATGTTACacagaacagagaaaagaaagaaatatctcTCCACTTCTTACCTTCATGATGAAGGATACGAGGCTGATGCGGCGACGTCGACGGCGACCACTTTATATAGCCAAGCAGTGACCCCGCCCACCACGCTCTCGACGTCTCGGATATCCTACAAGGTCAGTCAGTCTGCCATTCTCATCCATATCGTCTGTTATGGACAGAACATTAATCGTAATTCAGATTTcatttgaaatttattaaaagttttatgtgacaatataatctacatatatgaaAAGTTTTCCAGACCCATGCTTTCATAAAACCCgtggcttcacacacacacatatatagatatatatgtatacgtatgtgtgtatgtgtgttttatttgtgtgtgtgtgtttgagtgttaacttgtgtatattttgtgtgtatatatatataaatggataaacgaGTATATATAAGTGGCCGTCGTCATAAATGAATGTCATACATTCGAAACGACGGTTGctgtttcataataataataataataataataataataataataataataataataataagtcaattCTTTCACAGCAACGAAGAAATAACGCAAGTGGACAACCATGATTTTCGATGATTGAAATGTTTTATCTTTCCATTTTGAGAAAGCTACAACGTAATAAAATTTACTGATCCTAATAATGATCCTAAACATTAGTAATATCGTAGTTTCCCCTGAAATGTATCATATTATAGTCTCCCCTGAAAATTGCCTCATCACGGCTTTCTGGTTTACTGTTATTTCTTTCTCACACAGTAAATACTTTTGatatgtgtactttgtaaaatatttatttgttatacttAATTGacgaatgtttgtttatttgcatagctGTTGTCAAAAATATTTGTAAGTCCTCAGTCCGTTGTATATAAGTATTCACGTAAAATAAtatgcaaatctcaagcaagcaagcaatataCTAAGACACAAGAACggaattattatttaaatcttcatattatacaatatcctcTCTAGTCTTGTCTTCTGCTGACGGTAAGCATTAACTGACTAATGAATGCAGTATTGGTTTACAAGTGTTCTTTTAGTCCGCGGTACAGTGTTGAGGCTGATGTTCATAAAATTATTTAGTAGGAACTACTTATAATATTAGAGTTTAATTGTAATTTCTGTCCCATTCTTCCACACGTTTCCAAGGTGATACCATCTAAGGAGTGTAGtaatactgaaaaaatatataatctatctcaaTCCTAAGATAGATAAATCAGTTCTATTTTATTCCACAGTCGAAATGAATACTGCGCAACACCGGGTGAACATTAACAAAACAACGAAGGGACGAACAACGGGTGAAcagtaaacaaaacaacgaagggaCGACTATGCCGAGGGCCTTTTGGCAGTCTTGTTTCTtcaggccttcggcatattcatgttttcttatcctttccctactttttgtttattttctccagCATGAATTCTGAAATTCTGAACTGGTTGATGCATCACTGGCTCACCTGGTAACACCATCTCGGCGATAGCAATAATCTTTATTTAACTACGATCACGAATATGATATACTTGCAGGGATTAATATGAGTAGCaagctttgtttttatttggattCGACTGCAATCGTCTTCAGCCAAACGACATGACAAATTTATACCTATGTCtttcatatatatgagtatgaacTCCAGGTCCCGACATGTTAGATAAAAAGTAAAGGATATCGTCCTGGTAAAATTTAGCATGTGGGTAAAACTGTTGGAAGTTGCAATgttcttgatcattatcattccttgattcctttttaagaagaaaagtatgtatatatatatataaaatatatatatatatatattatatatatatatatataaatgtgtgtgtgtgtgtgtgtgtgtatcgtaatctatccatctctctctctctctctctctctcttcttttctctctctctctatatatatatatatatatatatagtattatatatatatatatataaaatatatatatatacataaagtttacatacatttttatacatatatacaaatacatatatacatacatataaatatatatatatatatatatattatatattatatatatataacatatattatatataaatatataaaatatggtttttatataatatatatatatatatattatatatatatattatgtgtatgtgttgtttgtgtgtgttgtgtttgtgtgtgtatatagtatatatatatatatatatatatatatatatatatatatatatatatatatagatatatacagatacacacacacacacacacacacacacaccacacaacacacaacatatatatattatatatatataatatattaaatatatatactataatatatatatatatatatatgtatatatatatatatatatatatatatatatatatatattttatgtattatatagtatttgtatatatgtatatatgtatgtaaactttatgttatatatatatgtatatatatatatatatatatatatatatatatatatatatatatatagagagagagagagagagagagagagagagagagagagagagatggatagatatacagatacacacacacacacacacacaaatatatatatatatatatatatatgatatatatatatatatatacatacttttcttCTTACAAGACAtcaaggaaatgataatgatcaagaacATTGCAACTTCCAACAATTTTACCCACATGCTAAAGTTACCAGGACGATATCCTTTACATTTTATCTAACATGTCG encodes the following:
- the LOC119573798 gene encoding GATA zinc finger domain-containing protein 14-like, with the protein product MKLALVILLCVGATLRVAAQDGSYMLDSRGVEVEQGLQPSSELLRNHQAFSQGFKERSEEMALQYSLGQVEYNDPNPEYAWAYEVDAKSTGDMKSAREERRGDVVVGQYSVMDPDGSLRVVDYSVAPGTGFQATVRKEYTGEAFQGQEQRLQAQTRQYSAIQQGSNYQQNRNQYQQNRGQYSQNYDVNRQNRNQYQYSQNRNQNLENIQYSQNRNQYQQNRNQYQRNRNQYSQYSNDYQQNRYQNQQNYNEYQLKPIQYSQNLNEYQQDRTQNQQNRYQFSQNRNRYQQNRNKYSQNFNVYQNRNQYQQNSDQSYQNRNQYHQNRDQSYENRNQFQQNLNQYQQNRDQSYQNRDQSYQNRDQSYQNQYQQNRNQYQQNRYQYQQNRDQSLSSRNNNIRYNFQHYGTNRINQNLNRPSPSLYSQNQNYLARYGSGPQNQYNNRFYNQYNTQLKGNQQNQGYSPISVVLASSRN
- the LOC119573797 gene encoding GATA zinc finger domain-containing protein 14-like — its product is MKLPLVILVCVGAALNVAAQDGSYMLDSRGVEVEQGLQPSSELSQNHQAFSQAFKERSEERALQYSLGQVEYNDPNPEYAWAYEVDAKSTGDMKSAREERRGDVVVGQYSVMDPDGSLRVVDYSVAPGTGFQATVRKEYTGEAFQGQEQRLQAQARQYSAIQQGSNYQQNRNQYQQNRGQYSQNRNQYQENRGQYSQNYDVNRQNRNQYQDSQNRNQNPENSNQYSQNRNQYQQNRNQYQRNRNQYSQFSNDYQQNRYQNQQNYNEYQLKPIQYSQNINTYQQDNNQNQQNRYQFSQNRNRYQQNRNQYSENFNAYQNRNQYQQNRYQYQYQQNQDQSYQNRDQSYQNRDQSYQSRNQYQQNRDQFYQNSDQSYQNQYQQNRNQYQQNRNQYQQNRNQYQQNRNQYQQNRNQYQQNRDQSLSSHNNNIRYNFQRYGTNRFNQNLNRPSPSLYSQNQNYLARYGSGSQNQYNNHFYNQYNTQLNRDQQNQGYSPVSVVLASSRN